One genomic window of Staphylococcus hsinchuensis includes the following:
- a CDS encoding Gfo/Idh/MocA family oxidoreductase — protein MNIGIVGAGKIVKEALPVFEQMQDVTFHSIVSSGRNPQNIETLQKQYNIKHAYEDFTQFITDESLDVIYLAVPNHLHFKFAKLAIEHQKHVICEKPFTLTKAELQTLQTLSQENNVIIIEAINNLYLNNFETLKNSLQEIGHCKIVQFNYSQYSSRYDKFKQGEVQPVFDPDKGGGALMDLNVYNVHLAVGLFGMPLRVTYFPNIERNIDTSGVLILEYESMKVVCVGAKDSTSPNQSTIQGDVATLQINGPTNELNEIELRYNDGGVQMFKDHQDKHRMYDEFLKITDILQHKDYTFAQQQLEHSINVMEVLELALKSANIEVGPSI, from the coding sequence ATGAACATTGGAATCGTTGGTGCAGGCAAAATTGTAAAAGAAGCTTTACCAGTATTTGAGCAAATGCAAGATGTGACGTTTCACAGCATCGTCTCATCCGGCCGTAACCCTCAAAATATTGAAACATTACAGAAACAATATAATATCAAGCATGCATACGAAGATTTCACCCAATTTATAACAGATGAATCGTTAGATGTTATTTATCTTGCTGTACCTAACCATTTACATTTTAAATTTGCAAAGCTGGCCATTGAACATCAGAAACATGTTATTTGTGAAAAACCCTTCACATTGACGAAAGCAGAGTTGCAAACGTTACAAACATTATCACAAGAAAATAATGTAATCATCATTGAAGCAATTAATAATTTATATTTAAATAACTTTGAAACTTTAAAAAATTCACTGCAAGAAATAGGACATTGTAAAATAGTGCAATTCAACTATTCACAGTATTCTTCTCGTTACGATAAATTTAAACAAGGAGAAGTTCAACCTGTATTCGATCCCGATAAAGGTGGCGGAGCATTAATGGACTTAAACGTTTACAACGTGCATCTTGCAGTTGGATTGTTCGGCATGCCTCTTCGTGTGACATATTTCCCAAATATAGAACGAAATATTGATACTTCAGGGGTGCTCATTCTAGAATATGAAAGTATGAAAGTCGTTTGTGTGGGAGCAAAAGATTCAACATCACCAAATCAGTCCACGATACAAGGCGATGTTGCGACATTACAAATTAATGGTCCAACCAATGAACTAAACGAAATAGAATTAAGATATAACGATGGTGGCGTTCAAATGTTTAAAGATCATCAAGATAAACATCGCATGTATGATGAATTTTTAAAAATCACTGACATCCTCCAACATAAAGATTACACATTTGCTCAACAACAACTAGAACATAGCATTAACGTAATGGAAGTGTTGGAACTGGCGTTAAAGAGCGCGAATATTGAAGTAGGACCATCTATATAA
- a CDS encoding FAD-dependent oxidoreductase, translating into MAVNKNHKIAIIGGGPGGLMLGLLLQNAGYQFTIFEKGEPTINSERGGSLDIHEESGQVALKEAGILEEFKKLARYDGEDTKIVGKDGTVYYEETAEGEGGRPEIDRGELCDLIRTHIDSSHIQYGYKFKSLEQFKNGQVEITFNENEKQIFDFVMGVDGAFSKVRPYLTSTDIEYTGISMIEINIDDVKNKYPDLAAYNKNGKMMALDQNQALLAQLNGDGRIKVYASYRMDYDKLDDYKKLSPSELKQQLLRDFHDWDASLLQYIESMNDDILFRRIYKLPISLTWESNGSISLMGDAAHVMSPFAGEGVNAALYDAYLFVEALKQKDTLYPAIQYYEQEMYKHSRESAQGSQDNLERMFSQNAAEKLVELFK; encoded by the coding sequence TTGGCAGTAAATAAAAACCATAAAATCGCTATTATCGGTGGTGGCCCTGGTGGGTTAATGCTCGGATTGTTACTTCAAAATGCAGGATACCAGTTCACTATTTTTGAAAAAGGAGAACCGACTATTAATAGTGAGAGAGGCGGTTCACTAGATATTCATGAAGAAAGTGGGCAAGTTGCATTAAAAGAAGCAGGTATTTTGGAAGAATTTAAAAAACTTGCACGTTACGATGGTGAAGATACAAAAATTGTAGGCAAAGATGGTACAGTCTATTACGAAGAAACTGCAGAAGGTGAAGGCGGTCGTCCTGAAATTGATAGAGGAGAGTTATGTGATTTAATCAGAACACATATCGATTCAAGTCATATTCAATACGGTTATAAGTTCAAGTCATTAGAGCAATTCAAAAACGGTCAAGTAGAAATCACATTCAATGAAAATGAAAAACAAATTTTTGATTTTGTGATGGGGGTAGATGGTGCATTTTCTAAAGTAAGACCTTACCTCACATCAACAGATATTGAATATACTGGAATTTCAATGATAGAAATCAATATAGATGACGTAAAAAACAAATATCCAGATTTAGCTGCCTACAATAAAAACGGGAAAATGATGGCACTCGATCAAAATCAAGCTTTATTAGCACAACTTAACGGCGATGGACGAATAAAAGTTTATGCTTCATATAGAATGGATTATGATAAATTAGATGACTATAAGAAACTGTCACCATCTGAACTAAAACAACAATTATTGAGAGATTTCCATGACTGGGATGCTTCATTATTACAATATATAGAATCTATGAATGATGACATTTTATTTAGACGTATTTATAAACTACCAATTAGCTTAACGTGGGAAAGTAATGGTTCAATTTCATTGATGGGTGATGCAGCGCATGTCATGAGTCCGTTCGCAGGTGAAGGCGTGAATGCAGCTTTATATGATGCGTATCTATTTGTTGAAGCTCTAAAGCAAAAAGATACATTATATCCAGCAATTCAATATTATGAACAAGAAATGTATAAACATTCTCGTGAAAGTGCTCAAGGCTCACAAGACAATTTAGAACGCATGTTTTCACAAAATGCAGCTGAAAAATTAGTAGAGCTTTTCAAATAA
- a CDS encoding PadR family transcriptional regulator, producing MFKRHFQKRQAAFAHRLMDKDGFGFGKGHERFGGPFAKERFFKKGNLQFVILKMLQGESKHGYQIIKDLEEQFRGFYSPSPGSVYPILQMLEDREFVSIEKDGKKKVYSITEEGETFLAENMDDAMLQRLEQFKNMDFEKMKAFRAQLQDLFKTFIIKSKEAMKDKEKKAKFDAFVEKTKNDLDDLYSEREG from the coding sequence ATGTTTAAAAGACATTTTCAAAAAAGACAAGCAGCATTCGCACATCGTTTAATGGATAAAGACGGCTTTGGTTTTGGCAAAGGTCATGAAAGATTCGGAGGACCATTTGCAAAAGAAAGATTTTTCAAAAAAGGTAATTTACAATTTGTTATTTTAAAAATGTTACAAGGCGAGTCTAAACACGGATATCAAATCATAAAAGATTTAGAAGAACAATTTAGAGGATTTTATTCACCAAGTCCTGGCTCAGTGTATCCAATATTACAAATGTTAGAAGATAGAGAGTTTGTATCTATCGAAAAGGACGGTAAAAAGAAAGTTTATTCTATAACTGAAGAAGGCGAAACATTTTTAGCTGAAAATATGGATGACGCCATGTTACAAAGATTAGAACAATTTAAAAATATGGACTTTGAAAAAATGAAAGCTTTTAGAGCACAACTTCAAGATTTATTTAAGACATTTATTATAAAAAGTAAAGAAGCAATGAAAGATAAAGAGAAAAAAGCAAAATTCGACGCATTTGTAGAAAAAACGAAAAACGATTTAGATGACTTATATAGTGAAAGAGAGGGATAA
- a CDS encoding alpha-keto acid decarboxylase family protein, whose amino-acid sequence MKKRVGQYLLDCIHALDIDKIFGVPGDFNLAFLDDVIDRQDMQWVGNTNELNASYAADGYARINGMAAMITTFGVGELSAVNGIAGSYAERIPVIQITGAPTRAVENAGKYVHHSLGEGNFDDYRKMYEPITTTQAYITPENAQTEIPRVLEAAYNERRPVHIHLPIDVAGEEIEVKESFQLSSTESNDIDRYIEMVHEKLQSASKPVIIAGHEINSFDLHDQLERFAREKQIPVAQLSLGKGAFNEESPYYIGIYDGVLAEDQVREYVDQSDAILNIGAKLTDSATAGFSYEFDLDDVVMLNHRNFKMNETTADHIALPELLEGLNNMDYKNDSDFPQYQRVENQDFELNNNALTQETYFKMMQTFIQPDDVILAEQGTSFFGAYDLTLSRSNTFIGQPLWGSIGYTLPSTLGSQIADTTRRNLLLIGDGSLQLTVQAISTMMREQIKPVIFVINNDGYTVERKIHGETARYNDIKMWNYQMLPAVFGEDEAVSVHDVNTSEQLQAAFDQIERETDKMHLVEVKMAVHDAPEKLNEMGKVFAKQNG is encoded by the coding sequence ATGAAAAAACGAGTAGGACAATATTTATTAGATTGTATTCACGCGTTAGACATAGATAAGATTTTCGGAGTTCCTGGTGACTTTAATTTAGCATTTTTAGATGATGTTATTGATAGACAAGATATGCAATGGGTAGGTAACACAAACGAATTAAACGCAAGTTATGCAGCAGATGGATATGCACGTATCAATGGTATGGCTGCTATGATTACGACATTTGGTGTCGGAGAATTAAGTGCAGTTAATGGTATTGCAGGATCATATGCAGAACGTATACCTGTTATTCAAATTACAGGTGCGCCTACAAGAGCTGTTGAAAATGCTGGAAAATATGTACACCATTCTTTAGGTGAAGGTAACTTTGATGATTACCGCAAAATGTATGAACCGATTACAACTACACAAGCTTATATTACACCTGAAAATGCACAGACTGAAATTCCAAGAGTGCTTGAAGCAGCGTATAATGAACGCAGACCTGTGCACATTCACTTACCTATAGATGTAGCAGGTGAAGAAATCGAAGTTAAAGAATCATTCCAATTATCATCAACAGAAAGTAATGATATTGACCGTTATATAGAAATGGTGCACGAGAAATTACAAAGTGCATCTAAACCTGTGATTATTGCGGGCCATGAGATTAATAGTTTTGATTTACATGATCAATTAGAACGCTTTGCACGAGAAAAACAAATTCCAGTCGCTCAATTATCACTAGGAAAAGGTGCATTCAACGAAGAAAGTCCATACTATATTGGTATTTATGATGGCGTATTGGCAGAAGACCAAGTTCGAGAATACGTTGACCAAAGTGATGCGATATTAAATATCGGCGCTAAATTGACAGATTCAGCAACAGCTGGTTTCTCATACGAATTTGATTTAGATGATGTTGTGATGTTGAATCATCGTAATTTCAAAATGAATGAAACAACTGCAGATCATATTGCACTTCCAGAATTATTAGAAGGACTAAACAATATGGATTACAAAAATGATTCAGATTTCCCACAATATCAACGTGTTGAAAATCAAGATTTTGAATTGAATAACAATGCTTTAACACAAGAAACGTATTTCAAAATGATGCAAACGTTTATACAACCAGATGATGTTATTCTTGCAGAACAAGGGACATCGTTCTTTGGTGCATATGACCTAACATTAAGCCGCAGTAATACGTTTATAGGTCAACCATTATGGGGCTCAATCGGTTATACGTTACCATCAACTTTAGGTTCACAAATTGCAGATACAACACGTCGTAATTTATTACTCATTGGTGACGGTTCACTACAGTTAACAGTTCAAGCGATTTCTACAATGATGAGAGAACAAATTAAGCCAGTGATTTTCGTTATAAACAATGATGGCTATACAGTTGAACGTAAAATTCACGGAGAAACAGCTCGCTATAACGATATTAAAATGTGGAACTATCAAATGTTACCTGCTGTATTCGGCGAAGATGAAGCGGTATCAGTGCACGATGTAAATACAAGTGAACAACTTCAAGCTGCATTTGATCAAATAGAACGTGAAACAGATAAGATGCACTTAGTAGAAGTGAAAATGGCAGTACACGATGCGCCAGAAAAATTAAATGAAATGGGTAAAGTTTTCGCTAAGCAAAATGGCTAA
- a CDS encoding ketopantoate reductase family protein: protein MNKIAIAGAGAMGGRIGTHIANAGYDVTLIDYWEDHVQQINNNGLEIQTETETYTVDIKAKHPEDVSEQFDLVIILTKAMESERMINDLLNVDAIQDDTAILTMMNGLGHDERFSKIVPMKQVFLAVTMWTAGLRGPGQLLLEGTGTIELQRADGHADDRTEKINNIFNYAQLNSKISDNVFHSIWSKATLNSVLNPLCTILDKTINEFAQYTNARKMITPIIEEIVEVTKQKGVSLSVDELVEKIENAYPIEAQGLHYPSMHQDLYKGRLTEVDYLNGQIVEYGKAFDIPTPNNEMLTHLVHQLEMKK, encoded by the coding sequence ATGAACAAAATTGCTATTGCTGGTGCTGGCGCAATGGGTGGTCGTATTGGAACACACATTGCTAATGCTGGTTATGATGTAACTTTAATAGATTATTGGGAAGATCATGTGCAACAAATCAACAATAATGGTCTTGAAATTCAGACAGAAACTGAAACTTACACAGTAGACATTAAAGCGAAACATCCAGAAGATGTGTCAGAACAATTTGATTTAGTCATTATTTTGACTAAGGCGATGGAATCGGAACGTATGATTAACGATTTACTGAATGTAGATGCTATCCAAGATGATACTGCTATATTAACGATGATGAATGGACTAGGACATGATGAACGATTTTCAAAAATTGTACCTATGAAACAAGTATTCCTTGCTGTAACAATGTGGACGGCTGGTCTTAGAGGCCCTGGACAGTTGCTATTAGAAGGTACAGGCACAATTGAATTGCAACGTGCAGATGGGCATGCCGATGATCGTACTGAAAAGATTAATAATATATTCAACTACGCACAGCTCAACTCTAAAATTAGTGACAACGTATTTCATTCTATATGGTCTAAGGCGACATTAAATAGTGTATTAAATCCGCTATGCACAATTCTAGACAAAACAATAAATGAATTTGCGCAATATACTAATGCTCGTAAAATGATTACTCCTATTATTGAAGAAATTGTTGAAGTGACTAAGCAAAAAGGCGTGTCATTGTCAGTAGATGAGTTGGTAGAAAAAATAGAAAATGCTTATCCTATCGAAGCTCAAGGTTTACATTATCCTTCAATGCACCAAGATTTATACAAGGGCCGTTTAACAGAAGTTGACTATCTCAACGGACAAATAGTTGAATATGGTAAAGCGTTTGATATCCCTACGCCAAATAATGAAATGTTAACGCATTTAGTACATCAACTAGAGATGAAAAAGTAA
- a CDS encoding MarR family winged helix-turn-helix transcriptional regulator: protein MTLDNNDYENLLFYFAYKTFINTADEIIEQHGLNRQHHRFLFFIEKVPGITIKDLLKSMEISKQGSHASLKKLRDEAYIEEKTSEYDKRVKVLYPTAKGTKLVKELNKAQNDLFQDIQKKVGNDWYAIMEEFASHRPGFHEVKYLKNEVNK from the coding sequence ATGACATTAGACAATAACGACTATGAAAATCTATTGTTTTATTTTGCCTATAAAACTTTTATCAATACAGCTGACGAAATTATAGAACAACATGGATTGAACCGACAACATCATCGTTTTTTGTTTTTTATAGAAAAAGTACCAGGCATTACAATTAAAGATTTGTTAAAGAGTATGGAAATTTCTAAACAAGGCAGTCATGCTTCATTAAAAAAATTAAGAGATGAAGCTTATATTGAAGAAAAAACGTCTGAATATGATAAACGTGTTAAAGTGTTATATCCGACTGCCAAAGGGACAAAATTAGTGAAAGAACTCAATAAAGCTCAAAATGATTTGTTCCAGGATATTCAGAAAAAAGTTGGCAATGATTGGTATGCCATCATGGAAGAATTCGCCTCACATCGTCCAGGCTTCCACGAAGTTAAATATTTGAAAAATGAAGTAAACAAATAA
- a CDS encoding glycerophosphoryl diester phosphodiesterase, translated as MFTVYGHRGLPSKAPENTLASFHAAADIKELNWLELDVAITKDKRLLIIHDDYLDRTTDMVGEITQLNWSQMQQSSAGLWFSDEFENEKLPTFEDIIALANDKKMNLNVELKGVSGPNGPQLSEEMVRQVSEKLKQLDNSLKVLISSFNIPLVHLSKQYMSEYPRAVLFKTAAFKDDWRTIMDFCDSQIVNIEDARLTEKRVKMIKDAGYQLNVWTVNKKTRANQLKNWGVDGIFTDKADQMMQLQDEKSK; from the coding sequence ATGTTTACGGTTTATGGTCATAGAGGGTTACCGAGTAAAGCCCCTGAAAATACGCTTGCTTCATTTCATGCTGCAGCAGATATAAAAGAATTAAATTGGTTAGAATTAGATGTAGCAATAACAAAAGATAAACGGTTACTCATTATTCATGATGATTATTTAGATCGTACAACGGATATGGTAGGAGAAATTACACAGCTAAACTGGTCTCAAATGCAACAAAGTTCAGCAGGTTTATGGTTTAGTGATGAATTTGAAAATGAAAAACTACCGACATTTGAAGATATTATTGCTTTAGCTAATGATAAAAAAATGAATTTGAATGTTGAATTAAAAGGCGTTTCTGGACCGAATGGACCACAACTATCCGAAGAAATGGTACGCCAAGTTTCTGAAAAACTTAAACAACTTGATAACAGTTTAAAAGTATTAATTTCTAGCTTTAATATTCCATTAGTACATTTATCAAAGCAATATATGTCGGAATACCCAAGAGCTGTATTATTTAAGACAGCAGCTTTTAAAGATGACTGGCGCACAATTATGGATTTTTGTGACTCTCAAATCGTCAATATTGAAGACGCACGCTTAACAGAAAAGCGCGTGAAGATGATTAAAGATGCTGGATATCAACTTAACGTTTGGACTGTTAACAAAAAAACACGTGCGAACCAATTAAAAAATTGGGGTGTAGATGGTATTTTTACAGATAAAGCAGATCAAATGATGCAATTACAAGATGAAAAGTCAAAATAA
- a CDS encoding LysR family transcriptional regulator, translated as MEWHHLEYFKHLANTENMSLSAEQLMVSQSALSRAIKHLETELGVPLFHRTGRAITLSNYGKSFLITVNNILDEMAIFQTNISNATDEYSGELTIGFLHSVGAGYMSEFLKTFKKQYPNIRLKLVQNHANKLLKMLDDGEADIVITSLVNKDPNTIFEPLITEKLYITINETHPFSNYNQIEINALRDENFILLKKGFSLRKQVDDILKSYQLQPQISFEGDEIITIAAFISSDLGVSILPHLREIQIPNLKQIPIKNHDATRTIGIGYKAKNIAIPVIAETRKSLLAYFKDFE; from the coding sequence ATGGAGTGGCATCACCTTGAATACTTTAAACATCTTGCGAATACTGAAAATATGTCATTATCAGCTGAACAATTAATGGTCAGTCAATCGGCCTTGAGTAGAGCGATTAAACATTTGGAAACGGAACTCGGTGTGCCATTATTTCATCGTACAGGACGAGCGATTACATTGAGCAACTATGGTAAATCTTTTTTAATAACGGTGAATAATATTTTAGATGAGATGGCTATTTTTCAAACAAATATTTCAAATGCAACAGACGAATACTCTGGTGAACTCACAATTGGCTTTTTGCATTCAGTTGGAGCAGGTTATATGTCAGAATTTCTGAAAACATTTAAAAAACAATATCCCAATATTCGATTAAAACTCGTTCAAAATCATGCTAATAAATTATTGAAAATGCTAGACGATGGTGAAGCTGATATTGTAATAACGTCGTTAGTTAATAAAGATCCAAACACAATCTTTGAACCGTTAATTACTGAAAAATTGTATATTACGATTAATGAAACGCATCCATTTTCGAACTATAATCAAATTGAAATAAATGCATTACGTGATGAAAATTTTATTTTATTGAAAAAAGGTTTCTCGTTACGAAAGCAAGTAGATGATATTTTAAAATCATACCAGTTACAGCCTCAAATCAGCTTTGAAGGTGATGAAATTATAACCATCGCTGCATTTATTAGTTCAGATTTAGGTGTGTCCATATTACCGCATTTAAGAGAAATACAAATTCCTAATTTAAAGCAAATACCTATAAAAAACCATGATGCTACACGTACGATAGGCATTGGTTATAAAGCAAAGAACATAGCCATACCTGTCATTGCGGAAACAAGAAAATCTTTATTAGCTTATTTTAAAGATTTCGAGTAA
- a CDS encoding MFS transporter, with protein sequence MELANELRATKGTKAYTRIIIALFISGFTIFSILYSVQPLIPHFTKAFHVSETLSSLALSTTTLTLAIAMLFFGAISEVLGRKPVMIFSVISVSILALIQAFVTDFNVFLIIRFIQGICLAGLPSIAMAYIGEEISVTNLPEAMGIYISGNAVGGAFGRIFTAYISSIYGYQVGLGAIGIISVVAAILFIILVPASKNFEKQSFSISTLLKSYSHHLKNKRLLKPFALGFLLLGCNIAAFNYIGFVLGHKPYNMSESMISLIYLLFLIGMMSSILNAKLRAKLGTLNALKFCILLLIFGVWVTMLPFLIFKILGLAFSVYAFFSGHSIASSIVATRAEHHKAQASSLYLLFYYIGSSVGGTLAGVFYNFIQWPGVVLMITLFMVCAFIIALTIKSE encoded by the coding sequence ATGGAATTAGCCAACGAACTTCGCGCAACAAAAGGGACAAAGGCGTATACGCGAATTATTATCGCCTTATTTATTTCAGGTTTCACCATATTTTCAATATTATACAGTGTTCAACCTTTGATACCTCATTTCACGAAAGCGTTCCATGTTAGTGAAACATTATCCAGTTTGGCACTATCAACAACTACGTTAACGCTCGCCATAGCAATGCTCTTTTTCGGAGCGATATCCGAAGTCCTTGGTCGTAAACCTGTAATGATATTCTCAGTAATTTCTGTTTCGATACTGGCTTTAATACAAGCATTTGTCACAGATTTTAATGTATTTCTTATTATCAGATTTATACAAGGTATTTGTTTAGCAGGTCTACCTTCGATTGCCATGGCCTACATTGGTGAAGAAATCTCAGTTACGAATTTACCTGAAGCAATGGGCATCTACATTAGTGGTAATGCAGTCGGCGGTGCATTTGGTAGAATATTTACTGCCTATATTTCAAGTATATATGGTTATCAAGTCGGTCTTGGTGCAATTGGTATTATCAGTGTAGTGGCTGCAATACTTTTTATTATTTTAGTGCCAGCTTCAAAGAATTTTGAAAAGCAAAGTTTTTCAATATCTACTTTACTGAAAAGTTATAGCCATCATCTGAAGAATAAACGTCTCTTAAAACCATTTGCGCTAGGTTTTTTATTACTTGGTTGTAATATAGCAGCTTTTAACTATATTGGTTTTGTATTGGGTCACAAACCATACAACATGTCAGAAAGTATGATTAGTTTAATTTATCTATTATTTTTAATTGGCATGATGTCTTCTATTTTAAATGCGAAGTTACGTGCTAAATTAGGCACTTTAAACGCATTAAAATTTTGCATACTTTTATTGATTTTTGGTGTATGGGTGACGATGTTACCATTCCTAATATTTAAAATACTTGGACTCGCATTTTCAGTGTATGCATTTTTCAGTGGACACTCTATCGCGAGCTCTATCGTTGCGACACGTGCAGAACATCATAAAGCTCAAGCATCTAGCCTTTATTTACTATTTTATTACATCGGTTCATCGGTCGGCGGTACATTAGCTGGAGTATTTTATAATTTCATACAATGGCCGGGCGTAGTATTAATGATTACTTTATTTATGGTTTGTGCATTCATTATTGCATTAACTATTAAAAGTGAATAA
- the mqo gene encoding malate dehydrogenase (quinone) encodes MSNSESKDVILIGAGVLSTTFGSFIKDLAPDWNIKLFERLEKPAIESSNERNNAGTGHAALCELNYTVEQKDGSVDVEKAKEINEEFEISKQFWSHLVKSNQIQNPQEFIRPLPHISFVQGPRNVNFLKKRFEALSTVPMFKEIEYTEDHNKIKEWMPLMMEGRDPNETIAASKINEGTDVNFGELTRKMASNLAKQDNIDMYYKHEVLDFNRRKDGKWEAKIKDLRTKKIEHHIADYIFIGAGGHAIPLLQKTGIPESKHLGGFPISGAFLVCNNPEVVAKHEAKVYGKEPPGTPPMTVPHLDRRYIQDHNSLLFGPFAAIGPKFLKNGSNLDLFKSINPSNVLTMVSSAFKNFPLVKYSIQEVLAKKEDRMKELRRFVPDAKDEDWDIHVAGKRVQVIKDTKEHGRGYIQFGTEVVNSKDHSVIALLGESPGASTSVSVALEVLEKNFPEYMDKWTPEIQKMIPSYGKSLIEDEALLRQVRQASASELQLNNV; translated from the coding sequence ATGAGTAATTCAGAATCTAAAGACGTCATTTTAATCGGCGCCGGAGTGTTAAGTACGACATTTGGTTCATTTATTAAAGACTTAGCACCAGATTGGAATATTAAATTATTTGAAAGACTAGAAAAACCCGCAATTGAAAGTTCAAACGAACGAAATAATGCCGGAACTGGACATGCCGCATTATGTGAGTTGAACTATACAGTTGAACAAAAAGATGGTTCAGTAGACGTAGAAAAAGCAAAAGAAATCAACGAGGAATTCGAGATTTCTAAACAATTTTGGTCTCACTTAGTAAAGAGTAACCAAATTCAAAACCCACAAGAATTTATCCGTCCTTTACCACATATTAGCTTTGTGCAAGGGCCACGCAACGTGAACTTCTTGAAGAAACGTTTTGAAGCGTTATCAACTGTTCCAATGTTCAAAGAAATCGAATACACAGAAGACCACAACAAAATTAAAGAATGGATGCCTTTAATGATGGAAGGCCGTGATCCTAACGAAACAATCGCGGCAAGTAAAATCAATGAAGGTACAGATGTTAACTTTGGTGAATTAACTAGAAAGATGGCTAGCAATTTAGCAAAGCAAGATAACATCGATATGTATTATAAACACGAAGTTCTTGATTTCAACCGTCGTAAAGATGGCAAATGGGAAGCTAAAATCAAAGATCTTAGAACGAAGAAGATTGAACACCATATCGCTGATTATATCTTCATCGGTGCAGGTGGACATGCAATTCCATTACTACAAAAAACTGGTATCCCAGAAAGCAAACACTTAGGTGGATTCCCAATTAGTGGTGCATTCCTAGTTTGTAACAACCCAGAAGTTGTTGCTAAACACGAAGCCAAAGTTTATGGTAAAGAGCCACCAGGCACACCACCAATGACAGTACCACATTTAGATAGACGTTATATTCAAGACCATAATTCATTATTATTTGGTCCGTTCGCAGCAATCGGCCCTAAATTCTTGAAAAACGGCTCTAACTTGGACTTATTTAAATCAATCAATCCAAGCAATGTGTTAACAATGGTATCTTCAGCATTCAAAAACTTCCCATTAGTTAAATACTCTATTCAAGAAGTATTAGCTAAAAAAGAAGATCGCATGAAAGAATTACGTAGATTCGTTCCAGATGCTAAAGATGAAGATTGGGATATCCACGTTGCAGGTAAACGTGTTCAAGTTATCAAAGATACAAAAGAACACGGTAGAGGTTATATCCAATTTGGTACAGAAGTCGTTAATTCTAAAGACCATTCAGTGATTGCATTATTAGGTGAATCACCAGGGGCTTCTACTTCAGTTTCTGTAGCATTAGAAGTACTTGAAAAGAACTTCCCAGAGTACATGGATAAATGGACTCCAGAAATTCAAAAAATGATTCCATCATATGGTAAATCATTAATCGAAGACGAAGCGTTATTAAGACAAGTACGTCAAGCAAGTGCTAGTGAATTACAACTTAACAACGTATAA